A stretch of Henckelia pumila isolate YLH828 chromosome 4, ASM3356847v2, whole genome shotgun sequence DNA encodes these proteins:
- the LOC140861500 gene encoding uncharacterized protein, producing the protein MGCYILVHYFYDGLLVFDRNMIDAASGGALVNKTPQEARDLISRMAANAQQFGTRQDNTPRQVNEVSASIIDKKLDSLTFILERLVAGQVQHVKACVICSVHGHPMDMCPTLQENQVQQANAIGSFPRQPQRRYDPYSNAYNPGLKDHQNFSYANPKMNVSMPQVPSYPSRSQPLEASNTSEYLENIVKDLATHTLQFQQETRASIQNLNTQVGQLTTALNRLEAQNSSFLNSKSVVNTRENVSSITLKNGNEFEDQENVVPTPANKNKDNEIKVEEKGTNQDDALKSKFSPLFVYKLIPPFPLALNRNCESIQELNENFRRWVNISILDDIKLVPRCAKILKESCNAKMRQNLKECQRVQVGENVSTVLQRNIPIKCSDPGSSINIMSYSIYNYLKLGPLNKTAIVIQMADRSTIYLRVVIEDVLVKVDNLVFPTDFYVIDMKNSDLNIPILLGIPFLKTSRSIIDVNNGTLTMKFDGEIFKFIIYDTMKYPSCGSTINAFDITDHLSQENKKILDENNLEEIVARPAENSNNIFFLYDLQASKTE; encoded by the exons atggggtgTTACATATTAGTACATTATTTTTATGATGGCCTCTTGGTTTTTGATCGAAACATGATTGATGCTGCGAGCGGAGGTGCATTGGTGAACAAAACACCTCAAGAAGCAAGGGATCTAATTTCGAGAATGGCTGCCAATGCACAACAGTTTGGAACTAGACAAGATAACACCCCACGACAAGTTAATGAGGTAAGTGCTAGTATTATTGATAAAAAGTTAGATTCATTGACTTTTATTTTGGAAAGGTTGGTTGCAGGACAAGTACAACATGTCAAAGCTTGTGTTATATGCTCGGTTCATGGACATCCGATGGATATGTGTCCGACGCTACAAGAAAATCAAGTGCAGCAAGCTAATGCAATTGGTAGTTTTCCTAGACAACCACAACGCCGATACGATCCATATTCTAATGCGTACAATCCAGGATTGAAAGATCATCAAAATTTTAGCTATGCTAATCCAAAAATGAACGTGTCTATGCCTCAAGTTCCATCATATCCTTCTAGATCACAACCTCTAGAAGCTTCCAATACAAGTGAGTATCTAGAAAATATTGTGAAGGATCTAGCCACTCATACTTTGCAATTTCAACAGGAAACAAGGGCCAgcattcaaaatttgaatactCAAGTGGGTCAGTTGACAACTGCACTCAATAGGTTGGAAGCACAAAATTCAAGTTTTCTAAATTCTAAGAGTGTGGTGAATACAAGGGAGAATGTTAGTTCAATTACATTGAAAAATGGTAACGAATTTGAGGATCAAGAAAATGTGGTACCAACACCAGCCAATAAAAACAAAGACAATGAGATAAAAGTTGAGGAAAAAGGAACTAATCAAGATGATGCACTGAAAAGTAAGTTTTCGCCTCTCTTTGTGTATAAACTTATTCCCCCATTCCCCCTTGCATTGAATAGGAATTGTGAAAGTATTCAGGAGTTGAATGAAAATTTTCGTAGATGGGTAAATATTTCTATATTAGATGATATTAAACTAGTACCTCGTTgtgcaaaaattttaaaagaatcGTGTAATGCGAAAATGAGACAGAATTTGAAGGAGTGTCAAAGGGTACAGGTAGGAGAAAATGTGTCAACTGTTCTGCAAAGAAATATTCCTATCAAATGCAGTGATCCAg GTTCTTCTATCAACATCATGTCTTAttctatttataattatttgaaaCTTGGACCCCTTAATAAAACTGCAATTGTGATTCAGATGGCTGATAGGTCCACTATTTATCTCAGGGTTGTAATTGAAGACGTTCTTGTGAAAGTTGATAATTTGGTTTTTCCTACTGATTTTTATGTGATTGACATGAAAAACAGTGATCTAAATATTCCAATTTTGCTAGGAATACCATTTCTAAAAACATCAAGATCTATCATAGATGTTAACAATGGTACTCTTACTATGAAATTTGATGGCGAGatttttaagtttattatttatgATACCATGAAATATCCTAGTTGTGGAAGTACTATTAATGCTTTTGATATCACTGATCACTTgtcacaagaaaataaaaaaattttggatGAGAATAATTTAGAGGAGATTGTTGCAAGACCTgctgaaaattctaataatatattttttctctatgaTTTGCAGGCATCTAAAACTGAGTGA